A region from the Lolium perenne isolate Kyuss_39 chromosome 4, Kyuss_2.0, whole genome shotgun sequence genome encodes:
- the LOC127292230 gene encoding uncharacterized protein, which yields MDTEPFDEVDLALPTSPAAVSPPRRLKRLKKSSQTTASAKAPPAASPPPPSSPPAPAQETLAPAPGSPAPPPNSSSSPPPAAEEETVAPHPGSPPPPPKNPSPPPPAAAPDADAVAPAQSSPPAPISSPLPPPDTAEEDDGLDPLFSDTAGLAGWDPSCFPAGEDDDDEEEVLGGGLIEELRRERSAKKRLDMDEGEEGGDGGEMGAEPEAAVTGKRSKRRKKDEGVEGKRRKKEADVEGKKRRKKEPKETAGSKKRAEKERRVQLDSIHAESQRLLRETRKASFKPIAEPVYKPISSVLEKIRLRKMEILKMSNTRTEEEEEEEADDASSEPENDPAEQPCVPEAKEVGSADKDLQNDEVGATVGGPNDHVSPCEDEDSLTCEKDLNNSGSKSPDKELVDKSQDDHEDNAQPSDDSNTGAVDEAQLPPSSSPTKSTDDSSSEDEEDNDKENIYPDTQQNDVNTHQQPRRGRAGDSSADAAILKDFLDVEAEEEDDSDDDMMRFKDNEEEDGDDENEVLTALIAAGFEEEEVDHEKRNALHQKWLQQQDAAETNNVIQRLKYGHQEKKNLPDEDDDEDDAEDCEDESENEMPYDLTPNVVRQNSEKAKQMVAKLYTDENDTYEHSDDEEIEENLARQRISKREVHNSSFISPLEDDSSREMFSLIKKLNIAPQPKKGKQATSNLEMLMFGSNSNSSSKSSFLGRTTSGPVSSSHRSVYKTYVFGRDDSNSNSKSCLAASESTSDMDQTNPSQPKKAKFSSSQPKPAASGTGSESGSSSGASLFELLRRSSVATNKQEPSRPENFGIITESQAVHQFSAFKLSRKFSKIGARN from the exons ATGGACACGGAGCCCTTCGACGAGGTGGACCTCGCCCTCCCCACCTCCCCGGCCGCCGTCTCCCCTCCACGCCGCCTCAAGCGCCTCAAGAAATCATCCCAAACCACAGCCTCCGCAAAAGCCCCTCCCGCCGCCTCCCCGCCTCCACCGTcctcgccgccggcgccggcgcaggAGACCCTAGCGCCGGCCCCAGGGTCTCCCGCGCCTCCCCCTAactcctcctcctcgcctccgCCGGCGGCAGAGGAGGAAACGGTGGCCCCGCACCCagggtctcctcctcctcctcccaagaacccctctccgcccccgccggcggcggcgccagATGCGGACGCCGTTGCGCCGGCACAGTCCTCGCCCCCCGCCCCGATCTCATCGCCGCTCCCGCCGCCCGACACCGCCGAGGAGGATGACGGGCTGGACCCGCTCTTCTCGGACACCGCCGGCCTCGCGGGGTGGGACCCGTCGTGCTTCCCGGCGggagaggacgacgacgacgaggaggaggtgcTCGGCGGAGGGCTCATCGAGGAGCTGCGGAGGGAGAGGTCCGCCAAGAAGCGCCTCGACATGGACGAGGGGGAagagggcggcgacggcggcgaaaTGGGCGCGGAGCCGGAGGCGGCTGTGACGGGGAAGAGgagcaagaggaggaagaaggatgagGGTGTGgaggggaagaggaggaagaaggaggcggATGTGGaggggaagaagaggaggaagaaggagcccAAGGAGACAGCCGGATCCAAGAAACGGGCTGAGAAG GAGAGGAGGGTGCAGCTTGATTCCATCCACGCCGAGTCACAGAGGCTGCTGCGAG AGACAAGGAAGGCGTCGTTCAAGCCTATCGCGGAGCCGGTGTACAAGCCCATCTCTTCAGTCCTGGAGAAGATCCGCCTTCGGAAGATGGAGATTCTAAAAAT GTCAAACACTCGTactgaagaagaggaggaagaagaagctgatGACGCCTCTTCAGAGCCTGAGAATGATCCTGCTGAACAGCCATGTGTTCCTGAGGCCAAGGAAGTGGGCTCAGCTGACAAGGATCTACAGAAT GATGAGGTTGGAGCAACTGTCGGTGGCCCGAATGACCATGTCAGCCCCTGTGAGGACGAG GATTCATTGACTTGTGAGAAGGATCTTAATAACTCTGGTAGCAAATCTCCAGACAAG GAACTTGTCGATAAGTCTCAAGATGACCATGAAGACAATGCCCAACCAAGTGATGACTCCAACACTGGTGCGGTAGATGAAGCTCAATTGCCCCCTTCTTCAAGCCCTACCAAGAGTACAGATGATAG TTCATCGGAAGATGAAGAAGACAACGACAAGGAGAACATTTATCCAGACACTCAGCAAAATGATGTGAACACCCATCAACAACCTCGACGAGGTCGTGCAGGTGATTCATCTGCAGATGCTGCTATCCTGAAAGACTTTCTAGATGTTGAAGCCGAGGAAGAGGATGATAGTGACGATGACATGATGAGGTTTAAGgacaatgaagaagaggatggTGATGATGAAAATGAGGTACTTACTGCCCTAATAGCTGCTGGgtttgaagaagaagaagtagatcaCGAGAAACGCAACGCTCTCCATCAAAAGTGGCTTCAGCAACAAGATGCTGCTGAAACAAACAATGTCATTCAGAGATTAAAATATGGTCAtcaggagaagaaaaacttgccagatgaagatgatgatgaagatgatgctgAAGACTGTGAGGATGAATCAGAAAATGAAATGCCATATGACTTGACTCCAAATGTTGTGCGACAGAATTCTGAAAAAGCAAAACAAATGGTTGCCAAATTGTACACAGATGAGAATGACACTTATGAGCACTCTGATGATGAGGAAATAGAGGAGAATTTGGCCCGTCAACGTATTTCAAAGCGAGAA GTTCATAATAGTTCATTCATATCTCCGTTGGAAGATGACAGTTCAAGGGAAATGTTTAGTCTGATAAAGAAGCTCAATATTGCTCCTCAACCCAAGAAGGGAAAGCAAGCCACAT CAAATCTTGAAATGCTTATGTTCGGAAGTAACAGCAACTCATCTTCAAAG TCGTCTTTTCTTGGTCGAACAACAAGTGGTCCAGTGTCATCTTCTCACAGATCAGTGTACAAAACCTATGTTTTTGGTCGTGACGACAGCAATAGCAACAGCAAGAGCTGCCTAGCAGCCTCTGAGAGTACTTCAGACATG GATCAGACGAATCCCAGCCAACCCAAGAAAGCAAAGTTCAGCAGTTCACAGCCAAAACCAGCGGCATCAGGCACAGGCTCCGAGAGTGGCTCGAGTTCAGGCGCTTCGCTGTTCGAGCTCCTGCGCAGATCATCTGTTGCCACCAACAAGCAAGAGCCCAGCCGGCCCGAGAACTTCGGCATCATCACTGAGAGTCAAGCGGTGCACCAGTTCTCGGCATTCAAACTGTCAAGGAAGTTTTCCAAGATAGGAGCAAGAAACTGA